A genomic region of Gemmata massiliana contains the following coding sequences:
- the guaA gene encoding glutamine-hydrolyzing GMP synthase: protein MTNELVLIFDFGSQFGQLIARRVREQNVFCQVVRHDLSPERVRELNPKGIILSGGPASVYEPGAPHCSPEIFNMGIPVLAICYGMQLACHFLGGKVGGTAHTREYGRATLTVNERNTIFQGYPAESTVWMSHGDQVENINGDFEPLASTDTCPLAAVKHKSRPIFGLQFHPEVAHTPHGGQILANFLRDVCGCSGQWKMQAFIDNTIADIRAKVGNKRVICGLSGGVDSSVCAALLVKAIGAQVACIYVDNGLMREGETELVKHTFRDWFKADLHAVDAGELFLSALAGVTDPQEKRKIIGKVFIDVFKQEAKSIPDAHFLAQGTLYPDVIESGGSVDGPAATIKLHHNVGGLPAELGFELIEPLRDLFKDEVRRLGIELGLPEDVVWRHPFPGPGLAVRCLGEVSEPKLATLRKADTIFLEELRKAGWYRKTSQAFAVLLPVQSVGVMGDGRTYENTICLRCVQTDDFMTADWSRLPEDLLARVATAIINRVKGINRVVYDISSKPPATIEWE, encoded by the coding sequence ATGACAAATGAACTCGTTCTGATCTTCGACTTCGGTTCACAGTTCGGGCAACTCATCGCCCGGCGGGTGCGCGAGCAGAACGTGTTCTGCCAGGTGGTGCGCCACGACCTCTCGCCCGAGCGCGTGCGGGAACTGAACCCGAAGGGGATCATCCTCTCAGGCGGGCCGGCAAGCGTGTACGAACCCGGGGCGCCGCACTGCTCCCCGGAAATCTTCAACATGGGGATTCCGGTCCTTGCGATCTGCTACGGGATGCAGCTCGCGTGTCACTTCCTCGGCGGCAAGGTCGGCGGGACCGCCCACACCCGCGAGTACGGGCGCGCGACGCTCACCGTGAACGAGCGGAACACGATCTTCCAGGGGTACCCGGCCGAATCGACCGTCTGGATGAGCCACGGCGACCAAGTGGAGAACATCAACGGCGATTTCGAGCCGCTCGCGTCCACGGACACGTGCCCGCTGGCCGCGGTGAAGCACAAGTCGCGCCCCATCTTCGGGTTGCAGTTCCACCCGGAAGTGGCGCACACGCCCCACGGCGGGCAGATCCTCGCCAACTTCCTCCGCGACGTGTGCGGGTGCTCTGGCCAGTGGAAGATGCAGGCGTTCATCGACAACACGATCGCCGACATCCGAGCCAAGGTCGGCAACAAGCGGGTCATCTGCGGGCTGTCGGGCGGGGTCGATTCGAGCGTGTGCGCCGCGCTCCTGGTCAAAGCGATCGGCGCGCAGGTGGCGTGCATTTACGTCGATAACGGGCTGATGCGCGAGGGCGAAACGGAACTGGTGAAGCACACGTTCCGCGACTGGTTCAAAGCCGACCTGCACGCGGTGGACGCCGGTGAACTTTTCCTCTCCGCTCTTGCCGGCGTGACCGACCCGCAAGAGAAACGCAAGATCATCGGGAAAGTGTTCATCGACGTGTTCAAGCAGGAAGCGAAGAGCATCCCGGATGCCCACTTCCTCGCGCAAGGTACGCTGTACCCGGACGTGATCGAGAGCGGCGGGAGCGTAGACGGCCCGGCGGCGACGATCAAACTGCACCACAACGTCGGCGGGTTACCGGCGGAACTCGGATTCGAGCTAATCGAACCGCTCCGCGATCTGTTCAAAGATGAAGTGCGGCGGCTGGGTATCGAACTCGGGCTGCCCGAAGACGTGGTGTGGCGCCACCCGTTCCCCGGTCCCGGGCTCGCGGTTCGGTGCCTCGGCGAGGTGAGCGAGCCCAAGCTCGCCACGCTCCGCAAAGCGGACACGATCTTCCTCGAAGAACTGCGGAAAGCGGGCTGGTACCGCAAAACGTCTCAGGCGTTCGCGGTGCTGCTCCCGGTGCAGTCCGTGGGAGTGATGGGAGACGGCCGCACTTACGAGAACACGATCTGTTTGCGGTGCGTACAGACCGACGACTTCATGACTGCCGACTGGTCGCGGCTCCCCGAAGACCTGCTCGCCCGTGTCGCGACGGCGATCATCAACCGCGTGAAGGGCATCAACCGCGTGGTGTACGACATCAGCAGTAAGCCGCCCGCGACGATCGAGTGGGAGTGA
- a CDS encoding carboxymuconolactone decarboxylase family protein: MATVTPVSEEAATGKVAAVFADIKATKNITFVPNLWRVLATNPDHLELVWTRLKAIMHPEACGRASKLDPLVREIIALAVSATNGCAYCVNSHTAAVRKLGLDVEALGEVMAVVGLFNTTNSLADAYQIEPDILPPLE; encoded by the coding sequence ATCGCGACCGTGACTCCCGTTTCCGAAGAGGCCGCGACCGGCAAAGTCGCCGCGGTCTTCGCCGACATTAAAGCGACGAAGAACATTACCTTCGTGCCGAACTTGTGGCGCGTGCTCGCCACCAACCCGGACCACCTCGAACTCGTGTGGACGCGGTTGAAGGCGATCATGCACCCGGAAGCCTGCGGGCGCGCGTCCAAACTCGATCCGCTGGTGCGCGAAATCATCGCGCTGGCCGTCAGCGCGACCAACGGTTGCGCGTACTGCGTGAATTCACACACTGCGGCGGTACGGAAGCTCGGATTGGACGTTGAGGCGCTCGGTGAAGTGATGGCCGTTGTGGGGCTGTTCAACACCACGAATTCGCTCGCCGATGCGTACCAGATCGAACCGGACATTTTGCCGCCGCTGGAGTAA